The Castanea sativa cultivar Marrone di Chiusa Pesio chromosome 11, ASM4071231v1 genome contains a region encoding:
- the LOC142616519 gene encoding uncharacterized protein LOC142616519 has protein sequence MGALLAKYLEETRKKNAIYYISKKMLSYEEKYSPLEKTCVAIVWATRKLRHYMLAYKVLLIARMDPLKYLMEKPLQDGKTAKRVLLLSEFNNKYMTQKFVKGRAIADHLAHCSLEEVEEIQGDFPDKDIMGIEVESWKMYFDGTTNQNGSGIGVLLISLKGAHIPFSGKLNFPTTNNVTEYEACIMGLQSTLGLGVKELEVYGDLVLIISQIHNKWKIKEERMIPYHECLQKWASKFSKIQYQYVSRMQNQIADALATMASMMDGPKEDEVDQ, from the coding sequence ATGGGGGCTCTACTTGCTAAATACCTAGAGGAGACTAGAAAGAAGAATGCAATCTACTACATCAGCAAGAAGATGTTGTCTTATGAAGAGAAGTATTCACCATTAGAGAAGACATGTGTAGCAATTGTATGGGCAACTCGCAAACTCAGACACTATATGCTTGCTTACAAGGTTTTGTTGATTGCAAGAATGGATCCTTTGAAGTACTTAATGGAAAAGCCTTTACAAGATGGGAAGACAGCTAAACGGGTCTTACTTCTATcagaatttaataataagtatATGACTCAAAAATTTGTGAAAGGGAGAGCAATTGCTGATCATTTAGCTCATTGTTCACTAGAAGAAGTTGAAGAAATTCAAGGAGACTTTCCAGATAAAGACATCATGGGGATTGAGGTAGAATCCTGGAAGATGTACTTTGACGGGACCACAAATCAAAAtggaagtggaattggagttctCTTAATTTCTCTAAAAGGGGCACATATTCCATTTTCTGGCAAACTCAACTTTCCAACCACTAATAATGTTACTGAATATGAAGCTTGCATTATGGGCCTACAATCAACCTTAGGCCTAGGGGTGAAAGAGTTGGAGGTATACGGAGACTTAGTTTTGATAATCTCTCAGATTCATAATAAgtggaagatcaaagaagaaaggatgataccttatcatgaatgtcttcaAAAGTGGGCATCAAAATTCAGCAAGATTCAATATCAATATGTGTCAAGGATGCAAAATCAAATTGCAGA